A single window of Archangium gephyra DNA harbors:
- a CDS encoding class I SAM-dependent methyltransferase: protein MTSPPPPQQVVWAERIAVVRKHHDMESRLTAPVSERMLDLAGLRPGMRVLDVASGMGEPSLRAARRVGPSGFVLGTDLVDGMLEVAREQARALALSNIEFRAGDAETLELPERSFDAATVRWALMYMPRPERALERIWRALQPSGLLVCTTWGGFDQVEYSALPRRTMARFRPLPTVEPDAPSVFRYADPERFGAVLRHSGFSVEHVESMYIPVMEAADGAGVVQWIRSFGGPVAKLAQELTPEEQRAWEEEVIRECEPYRTDGKVQLGGVTWLFAARRTEREPASHSSA, encoded by the coding sequence ATGACCAGTCCCCCACCGCCACAGCAGGTCGTCTGGGCCGAGCGCATCGCCGTGGTCCGCAAGCACCACGACATGGAGTCCCGGCTCACGGCGCCGGTCAGTGAGCGGATGCTCGACCTCGCCGGGCTTCGGCCCGGCATGCGGGTGCTCGATGTAGCGTCGGGCATGGGAGAGCCTTCACTCCGCGCAGCGCGGCGGGTGGGCCCTTCCGGCTTCGTGCTGGGAACGGACCTGGTCGACGGCATGCTCGAGGTCGCACGGGAGCAGGCACGTGCCCTGGCGCTCTCGAACATCGAGTTCCGTGCAGGAGATGCGGAGACGCTCGAGTTGCCGGAGCGGTCCTTCGATGCGGCGACCGTGCGCTGGGCGTTGATGTACATGCCCCGGCCCGAACGGGCGCTCGAGCGGATCTGGCGAGCGCTCCAGCCCTCCGGGCTCCTGGTGTGCACGACCTGGGGAGGATTCGATCAGGTCGAGTACTCGGCATTGCCGCGCAGGACCATGGCCCGCTTCCGTCCGCTTCCCACCGTCGAGCCCGATGCGCCCAGCGTGTTCCGCTACGCCGACCCCGAGCGCTTCGGCGCGGTGTTGAGGCACAGCGGGTTCTCGGTGGAGCACGTCGAGTCCATGTACATCCCCGTCATGGAAGCGGCGGATGGTGCGGGAGTCGTACAGTGGATCCGCTCGTTCGGCGGCCCGGTGGCGAAGCTCGCACAGGAGCTGACACCGGAGGAGCAGCGGGCCTGGGAGGAGGAGGTCATCCGCGAGTGCGAGCCCTACCGGACGGACGGGAAGGTGCAGCTCGGCGGAGTGACGTGGCTCTTCGCGGCGAGGAGAACGGAGCGAGAACCCGCGTCTCACTCCTCCGCGTAG
- a CDS encoding Ig-like domain-containing protein has product MGTDTDAGTGTDSDAGTGSDTDAGTGSDTDSGTGTDSDAGTGTDSDAGTGSDTDAGTGSDTDAGTGTDSDAGTGTDTDAGTGTDSDAGVSPLSANAGGDKTLCAGQSVAIGLPASGGMPPYTYAWSTSPVCTGCFDSATVASPIVTPPVTTTFTQTVTDALSQTASAGAVITVLPSPGNAGSDVYLDPGASSIIGPTPVSGGTYTWSCNRADCALSSTNVAQPVAGPARTTTYTLDASSGPGCTTRSTVTVQVNLKADTVPRDGETAFPLTSALLVQFDQPINPATLSSSTVRVEEALTGTPVTVNLSYDAAKRQLWVKLPTGASYTALTDYTLTLRGGASGIASDDAIQPNLFPSDVQVDFTTDAAPDSTPPSITFRSPASGASAVASNTSVVVTFSEAVNPATVTGSQFTLSSAGGPVTGTVRYDAASWTATFTPSAALAASTAYTASLSNVQDLSGLSIAATSWTFTTGLAPDATPPTVTAVSPAAGAAAVASSDPILVTFSENVDIASLTGLRLLQVSNGTAVAGGVSYNATTRVATFTTSVLLGSLTTYEVNVSGVKDLAGNAMASPFTSRFTTRRTLFADNFESGTGAWSLPAPSTGVPWSLTTANFHSSNHSLTDSAGGKYVSNVVSYAELASPLSVSGLTSVSVQFWMKARTERNKDFVSVEASVDGGAWTSLTARPYTGNLSWAVRSLNLPLSGKSTLRIRFRFESNNTKNFDGVYVDDIIIQSP; this is encoded by the coding sequence ATGGGTACTGACACCGACGCGGGCACTGGTACCGACTCGGACGCGGGCACCGGTAGCGATACCGACGCGGGCACCGGTAGCGATACCGACTCGGGCACCGGCACCGACTCGGACGCGGGCACGGGCACCGACTCGGACGCGGGCACCGGTAGCGATACCGACGCGGGCACCGGTAGCGATACCGACGCGGGCACGGGCACCGACTCGGACGCGGGTACGGGTACTGACACCGACGCGGGCACGGGCACCGATTCGGACGCTGGCGTCTCGCCGTTGAGTGCGAACGCGGGTGGGGACAAGACCCTCTGCGCGGGCCAGTCCGTCGCCATCGGCCTGCCGGCGAGTGGCGGAATGCCTCCCTATACGTATGCGTGGAGCACGAGCCCCGTGTGCACGGGCTGCTTCGACAGTGCCACCGTGGCCTCGCCCATCGTGACGCCTCCGGTCACCACCACCTTCACCCAGACGGTCACCGACGCCCTCTCGCAGACGGCCTCCGCGGGCGCCGTGATCACCGTGCTCCCGAGCCCGGGCAATGCCGGCTCGGATGTGTATCTCGACCCGGGCGCCTCCTCCATCATCGGGCCCACGCCGGTCTCCGGTGGCACCTACACCTGGTCCTGCAACCGCGCGGATTGCGCGCTCTCGTCCACCAACGTGGCACAGCCGGTGGCGGGTCCCGCGCGTACGACGACCTATACGCTCGATGCCAGCAGCGGGCCGGGCTGCACCACGCGCAGCACCGTCACCGTCCAGGTCAACCTGAAGGCGGACACCGTGCCACGGGACGGAGAGACGGCCTTCCCGCTGACCTCCGCGCTGCTCGTCCAGTTCGACCAGCCCATCAACCCGGCCACCCTCTCCTCCTCCACGGTGCGGGTCGAGGAGGCCCTCACCGGCACTCCGGTGACGGTGAACCTCTCCTACGACGCGGCCAAGCGGCAGCTCTGGGTGAAGCTCCCCACGGGCGCCAGCTACACCGCCCTCACGGACTACACCCTCACGCTCAGGGGCGGCGCATCGGGCATCGCCTCGGATGACGCCATCCAGCCCAACCTGTTCCCCTCGGACGTGCAGGTGGACTTCACCACGGACGCCGCGCCGGACTCCACGCCCCCGAGCATCACCTTCCGAAGCCCGGCGAGCGGGGCCTCGGCCGTGGCCAGCAACACCTCCGTCGTGGTGACCTTCAGCGAGGCGGTGAATCCCGCGACGGTGACGGGCTCCCAGTTCACGCTCTCCAGCGCTGGCGGGCCGGTGACGGGCACGGTGCGCTACGACGCGGCCAGCTGGACGGCCACGTTCACCCCGTCGGCGGCACTGGCCGCTTCCACCGCCTACACGGCGTCGCTCTCGAACGTGCAGGACCTCTCCGGCCTCTCCATCGCCGCGACGAGCTGGACCTTCACCACGGGCCTGGCGCCGGACGCCACGCCGCCCACGGTGACGGCGGTGAGCCCGGCGGCTGGAGCCGCGGCCGTGGCCTCCTCGGATCCCATCCTGGTGACGTTCAGCGAGAACGTGGACATCGCGAGCCTCACGGGTCTGCGGCTGCTCCAGGTGTCCAATGGCACGGCCGTGGCGGGCGGCGTCAGCTACAACGCCACCACCCGCGTGGCCACCTTCACGACCTCGGTGCTGCTCGGCTCGCTGACCACCTACGAGGTGAACGTGAGCGGGGTGAAGGATCTGGCGGGCAATGCCATGGCGTCGCCCTTCACCTCGCGCTTCACCACCCGGCGCACGCTCTTCGCGGACAACTTCGAGAGCGGCACGGGCGCGTGGAGTCTGCCGGCCCCCTCCACCGGAGTGCCCTGGAGCCTCACCACCGCCAACTTCCACAGCTCGAACCACAGCCTCACCGACAGCGCGGGGGGCAAGTACGTGAGCAACGTCGTGAGCTACGCCGAGCTGGCGTCGCCGTTGAGCGTCTCGGGCCTCACGTCGGTGTCGGTGCAGTTCTGGATGAAGGCGCGCACGGAGCGGAACAAGGACTTCGTCTCGGTGGAGGCGAGCGTCGACGGAGGCGCCTGGACGTCGCTCACGGCCAGGCCCTACACGGGCAACCTGTCGTGGGCGGTGCGCTCGCTCAACCTGCCGCTCTCGGGCAAGTCGACGCTGCGCATCCGCTTCCGCTTCGAGTCCAACAACACCAAGAACTTCGACGGCGTGTACGTGGATGACATCATCATCCAGTCGCCCTGA
- a CDS encoding mersacidin/lichenicidin family type 2 lantibiotic encodes MKKEWIVRAWKDPAFRANLSAEERASLPESPSGRALTELDESELLGITGGRAALEPSTGCTDGSQPTCGIVLCSVLEAA; translated from the coding sequence ATGAAGAAGGAATGGATTGTCCGTGCCTGGAAGGACCCCGCGTTCCGCGCCAACCTCTCCGCCGAGGAGCGGGCCTCCCTCCCCGAGTCTCCCTCGGGCCGGGCGTTGACCGAGCTCGACGAGAGCGAGTTGCTCGGCATCACCGGCGGCAGGGCGGCCCTGGAGCCCTCCACGGGGTGTACGGATGGCTCGCAGCCGACGTGCGGCATCGTCCTGTGCAGCGTTCTCGAGGCCGCCTGA
- a CDS encoding sulfurtransferase translates to MPSPLIDPRELVAPEARRNLVLIDARSGPGARARYEERHLEGALHVDLDQDLASKPADPARGGRHPLPAPETFAALLGRLGIGPDTRVAVYDDKSGANAASRFWWMLRAAGHEDVRVLDGGLEAALAAGIPAGTSGSRPAQRPAYPFERWMRPTADVDEVARAARDAGRLVIDVRDAVRYRGESEPIDPVPGHLPGAINVPFASNLGPDGRFLPSEELARKYRAVLGEREPSEVIVHCGSGVTACHTLLALEHAGLTGSRLYVGSWSEWCRSGRPIVKGASPGGEGT, encoded by the coding sequence ATGCCGAGTCCCTTGATCGATCCCCGTGAGCTGGTCGCGCCCGAGGCGCGGCGGAACCTCGTCCTCATCGACGCGCGGAGCGGCCCTGGGGCGCGGGCGCGGTACGAGGAGCGGCACCTCGAAGGTGCACTCCATGTCGACCTCGATCAGGATCTCGCGAGCAAGCCCGCCGATCCCGCGCGAGGTGGGCGGCACCCCCTGCCTGCTCCCGAGACGTTCGCGGCTTTGCTCGGGCGGTTGGGAATCGGGCCGGACACGAGGGTCGCCGTCTACGACGACAAGAGTGGCGCGAACGCGGCGTCGCGCTTCTGGTGGATGCTCAGGGCCGCCGGTCACGAGGACGTACGGGTGCTCGATGGGGGGCTCGAGGCCGCGCTCGCGGCAGGCATCCCGGCCGGTACCTCCGGCTCGCGTCCCGCCCAGCGCCCCGCGTACCCCTTCGAGCGCTGGATGCGCCCGACGGCGGACGTGGACGAGGTCGCCCGCGCGGCGCGAGATGCAGGACGTCTCGTCATCGACGTGCGCGATGCCGTGCGCTACCGCGGTGAGAGCGAGCCCATCGATCCGGTCCCCGGCCACCTGCCCGGCGCGATCAACGTGCCCTTCGCGAGCAACCTCGGCCCCGACGGGCGCTTCCTGCCGTCCGAGGAGCTCGCCAGGAAGTACCGGGCGGTGCTCGGTGAGCGCGAGCCCTCGGAGGTGATCGTGCATTGTGGCTCGGGAGTCACGGCGTGCCACACGTTGCTTGCCCTGGAGCACGCGGGGCTCACGGGGTCCAGGCTTTACGTCGGCTCGTGGAGCGAATGGTGCCGCAGCGGGCGGCCGATTGTGAAAGGCGCATCGCCCGGCGGTGAAGGGACCTGA
- a CDS encoding mersacidin/lichenicidin family type 2 lantibiotic, translating into MIVRAWKDPSYRASLSEEERASLPESPSGRAMTELDDGELLGISGGKRSPDYSIDTFRCPAPTFFDCQVTINSCGIVACV; encoded by the coding sequence ATGATTGTCAGGGCCTGGAAGGATCCGTCGTACCGGGCGAGCCTCTCCGAGGAGGAGCGCGCCTCCCTCCCCGAGTCTCCCTCCGGGAGGGCGATGACCGAGCTCGACGACGGTGAGTTGCTCGGCATCTCCGGTGGGAAGCGGAGCCCGGACTACTCCATCGACACCTTCCGCTGCCCCGCCCCCACCTTCTTCGACTGTCAGGTGACCATCAACTCGTGCGGAATCGTCGCCTGCGTGTAG